In the Paroedura picta isolate Pp20150507F chromosome 15, Ppicta_v3.0, whole genome shotgun sequence genome, one interval contains:
- the STYXL1 gene encoding serine/threonine/tyrosine-interacting-like protein 1, which produces MAGVKLCEPTELYNILNQAIKRSRLTEPNYLCLLDARTKREYYESHVITALRVKQNLLGKYTPPESIDLQCVQYCIVYDGRTDSLEAAFDMDYDLPELDEELKDCEGDPEALLRKRRLSPKFNAKHGSAARCARVIQRYSRFPVQVLRGGYEIFTASYHFLRSEKVFWMPQELEELLPYPVEIIPKKLYMGDYRQACNQQIQKDLKIIAHINISEEKDLLFPEGSADLLHIPIPDSPEADMYPYFGKICHFVDRHVPKGGVLVFSVLGISRCSAAVMAYLIHSCSLYLKNAWSYVQKCKTNMRPNRGFVQQLSKWEHRIYMSTITDVSEPFY; this is translated from the exons ATGGCAGGGGTGAAGCTGTGTGAACCAACCGAGCTATATAACATACTCAACCAGGCAATAAAACGTTCCAGGTTGACAGAGCCAAACTATTTATGTTTATTGG ATGCTCGTACTAAGCGGGAGTACTACGAAAGCCACGTGATAACAGCCCTAAGAGTGAAACAG AACTTGTTGGGCAAATACACACCTCCGGAGTCGATTGACTTGCAGTGTGTCCAATACTGTATCGTGTACGACGGCCGAACAGACTCCTTGGAAGCGGCTTTTGACATGGATTATGACTTACCGGAACTGGATGAAGAACTAAAAG ACTGCGAAGGGGATCCAGAAGCCCTGCTCCGAAAACGCAGACTGTCACCTAAGTTTA ATGCCAAGCACGGGTCCGCCGCCCGCTGCGCCAGAGTCATACAGCGGTATAGCCGCTTCCCTGTCCAGGTCCTGAGAGGCGGGTACGAGATCTTCACCGCCAGTTACCATTTCCTGAGGTCCGAGAAGGTATTCTGGATGCCTCAG GAACTAGAAGAACTCCTGCCTTACCCGGTCGAGATCATTCCGAAAAAACTATACATGGGAGATTACAGGCAAGCGTGCAACCAGCAGATACAGAAGGATCTGAAAATTATCGCCCACATCAACATCTCCGAGGAGAAGGACCTACT CTTCCCAGAAGGTAGTGCGGACCTCCTTCACATACCAATTCCGGATTCTCCAGAGGCAGATATGTACCCCTACTTTGGAAAAATTTGCCACTTTGTTG ATCGTCATGTGCCTAAAGGAGGAGTCCTGGTTTTCTCCGTCTTGGGGATAAGCAGGTGTAGTGCCGCAGTGATGGCCTACCTCATCCATTCGTGCAGTCTTTACTTAAAA AACGCTTGGAGCTACGTCCAGAAGTGCAAAACGAACATGCGGCCAAACCGGGGGTTTGTGCAACAGCTATCAAAGTGGGAACATCGGATCTACATGTCAACTATCACTGACGTATCTGAGCCTTTTTACTGA
- the MDH2 gene encoding malate dehydrogenase, mitochondrial, translating into MFARFTRPASAALRRGLATSSQNHAKVAVLGASGGIGQPLSLLLKNSPLVSHLNLYDIAHTPGVAADLSHIETRAEVKGFLGPEQLPESLKGCEVVVIPAGVPRKPGMTRDDLFNTNATIVANLAAACAKHCPEAMICVIANPVNSTIPITSEIFKKNGVYNPNRIFGVTTLDIVRANTFVAELKGLDPARVNVPVIGGHAGKTIIPLISQCTPKVDFPQDQLAALTGRIQEAGTEVVKAKAGAGSATLSMAYAGARFVFSVLDAMNGKEGVIECSFVRSEETECPYFSTPLLLGKNGIEKNLGIGKLSPFEEKMVAEAMSELKGSIKKGEEFAKSMK; encoded by the exons ATGTTCGCCCGCTTCACCCGCCCTGCCTCTGCCGCACTTCGCAGAGGGCTCGCTACCTCCTCGCAG AACCATGCAAAGGTGGCAGTGCTTGGTGCCTCCGGGGGTATTGGCCAGCCCCTTTCTCTGTTGCTGAAGAACAGCCCTTTGGTCAGCCACCTTAATCTCTACGACATCGCCCACACCCCTGGCGTAGCAGCTGACCTCAGTCACATCGAAACAAGAGCGGAAGTTAAAG GTTTCCTGGGACCCGAACAGTTGCCAGAATCTCTGAAGGGCTGTGAAGTTGTTGTGATTCCCGCTGGAGTTCCCAGAAAACCAG GCATGACCCGTGATGACCTTTTCAACACAAATGCCACTATTGTAGCTAACTTGGCGGCAGCCTGTGCCAAGCACTGCCCCGAAGCCATGATCTGTGTTATTGCAAATCCG GTCAACTCCACCATCCCAATTACTTCGGAGATTTTTAAGAAGAACGGAGTGTACAATCCCAACAGAATTTTTGGTGTTACGACGCTGGACATTGTCCGAGCAAATACCTTCGTGGCTGAGCTGAAG GGTTTGGATCCGGCTCGTGTAAACGTCCCAGTGATCGGCGGTCATGCAGGCAAGACCATCATCCCGCTTATATCTCAG TGTACCCCCAAGGTGGACTTCCCGCAGGATCAGCTGGCGGCACTCACAGGGCGGATTCAGGAGGCAGGGACAGAAGTGGTCAAAGCAAAAGCTGGCGCAG GCTCTGCCACTCTGTCTATGGCGTACGCCGGCGCCCGGTTCGTCTTCTCCGTCCTGGATGCCATGAACGGGAAGGAGGGTGTCATTGAATGTTCGTTCGTCCGATCGGAGGAAACCGAGTGCCCATACTTCTCCACGCCGCTGCTACTAGGG AAAAACGGCATTGAGAAGAACTTGGGTATCGGCAAGCTGTCTCCCTTTGAAGAGAAGATGGTGGCCGAGGCCATGTCAGAGCTCAAAGGCTCCATCAAGAAAGGAGAGGAGTTTGCCAAGAGCATGAAGTGA